The sequence TAGGCGGATAATGATTCGAAGTAGCCTCAATAACGGTCACCTTTTAATCACACCGCGGAGAATCAATGAAGCTGACTTACTGGGTAGCTGAAAATATAGACGGTGAAAAAACCGATTCGATTATTGCAAGAACCAAGCATGATTGTGAACAAAACGTCCTTGCTTTCGCAGCTCCTGGAGAATACCGTCAGCCGATAAAAAAATCGTTCTTATACAACGACGCTTTTGATCTGTTTGAACTGGCAACCGGCAAGGACGGTGGGCGGGGAATGGGGTGAAGCATTTCTGGGCGCAGCGAATCCTCACGCGGCTTCGGTCGCGCCCACACACCGCCTCAGCACATCCTCATTATTAGCCTTTTGAAGCCTTTGGACTCAAGCTGATTTTTCATTTGTCGCGGCCCGGCGCTCGTAGCTCGGCTCCTCAGTTGTTGTCAAAAGGGTCCCCTTCGCACCCAGCCAAAAGTGGCCTCAAGTTAAGTTTCAAGGCTGCTTAAAATTGCGCAATGGTTGGCGCAATGGATGGCCAATCGCTGGCCGATAGCGTCTCAATAGAAACCATGATAAATTTGTAAAATCAACGCGGAGGAATGGTGTCTAAGGAAATAAACCAAACTATCAAAAACAGTGCAGGCCTTCTTAGCTACAAACAGTTACAAATTATTCACATAGAGCGCGGACTCTCTCAAAGCTAAATCTGTCAACCAAACATCGCGAGCGACGTTTTTATATCAGGCCGCTGTTAATGCGGATTGTGAATCCCACTTTTCGAAGGATTAAAAATGAAAAAACTACTTGGCGTTGCTGCGTTAATCTTGGCTTTTTCACCATTCGCGCAAGCGCAGGGTTTGTCTGATCATCCAGACGCACGGAATGACCGCCGTTTGGAGACAGAGCACGCTGCCGTAATGCATCGTCATCATGTCGCTCAAAAACGCATGAAGCATCGCCACATGGAACATAAAATGTAATTACAGATTTGTCTCGAACAAGTTCGAGCGGTTAGCTATGACTCCTTACCCGAAACCTGATGAATCCATGCGGTCATTCGTCAACTTAATTCAACGTCAAGGAATAATAGCGAACGTAGTGGCACGCACCTACCGCTTGAGCTTGCGATATGCGCGATTCCCGTCTTGACATGGATCGCGCCTATCGTTCTTACATAAGCGCCCATCCCATCACCTACCCGCGAAAAAAAATAATTGATGCAAAAGCATGCGCCATCGGCTGTCAATTTCACGGCAGTAGCGCATCGCAGATAGCGACAACATTCGCACACGGGAGTGCCCCTGGCAAAGCATTAAATCTCCCCATAGTCCACAACTGGATTCCGAATACGACAGGCGGCAATAAGGCGCAGGGATTGTTTATTCCTCGGCGCAATGCGCCGGGCAACCGATTGCAGCGATCATGCATTTAACACAAGCCAACAAGCTCAATGATCGCGGTCGCCTCATCTAAAAGAGATCCTCAGGCTCACCTGTGCTTTCTACAGCATAAAGAGCATAAAGCCAGCGACATATCTTAGCGCCTTCAGCACCGCCGGCCTCTCCTGTGACAGCGATTCACGGTGCCGACCCTGGCGTTCGGCATATCGATACCAGTCAGATCCAACTTAGATGATTCTCATTCAGTGGCGCAACAACAATATTTGACATCGACCGCGTCCAGTTCTTTAGACCTCGAACATACGGAAATTACTTAACTTTCGTTGCCGCAATGAATTTTTCTCATATTATTGGTATATCGTCGATTGTTCAGTGACGGGATTTTAACCCACGAAAACCGTTATATATCGGTGGGGCTGGAGTAGGTAATGGATATGTTTTGCATAATATTAGGAAGGCAGATCGGTTTCTTCGGCGTTTGCCAATGGGTCCAAGCGGTCGTTGGTATCGAACAGGATATCTAGCTTTTGTGCAACGCTGAAAATGTGCACTTACTCGGGCGCGCAGATGTTCAAGTTAAGATACTTGGAAAGACTGTCGATTTGACTAATATTGAATACCAATTGCGCCACTTTAGCGGTGTTGCCGAATGTGCCGCAACTTCGATTAACTGGCTGATCTTCCAAGCTGCGTTTCCGGCATCAGGTGCTCGGTGTATAGCAATGGCCATGTTAGAAGGGCAACTCCACGTACGTGACATGCTAATTGGTGTGGAAGATAGCGGCACTGACTTTCGATTGCGATTTGGTTCAGAGGCGAGAGTTTATGAGAAGGTTGACTATCTCATTGATGCTCGTGGAGCAGGGTATAACGAAGGCGCTCTGCGACGTGTACCTTTGATTTGTCATCTACTTGATCAAGATGCGGTGGCCCATCATATTCTTGGCGGGACAATGGCATAATTCAAGCTGGCTAATGAACAACTGCGGCAAAAAATGGCTATCGAGCTGGAAAAAGAAACCCGTCATGAAGCAATCAAATCAATTGAACGCTACTTTGATGAGCACATGGACGATCCAATAGGGAACCTTCAGGCAGGTGCGTTGTTAGCATTCTTGCTGGAGGAGATCGGCCCGTCCATCTATAACAAAGCAGTTCGTGACGTGCAAGATCAGCTTCAACAACGTGTTCTGGAACTTGATATTGACGTTCATGAAGACGAGTTTAGCTATTGGGCAAAATATAAACGCGGTCGTTAAATCAAACAATACGGAGTCGGTGCGATGGATAGAAGCAGGACAGCAACTCCGCCCTGCTTCTATCAAGCCGTGCGACCGGATCAGGCGCGCTATCCGGCGTTCCCATGCGTTCAATCAAGAGCGCCCACGCGCTCCCAAAAGCCACGCAACAACACCGGTCGGTTTAAATTCCCGCAGTACGAAACCGCGGTTCAACTAAGCCGGCGACATCTACCCGTAAAGCGAAGACAGCGCCCGACTGAGGATATTTTTTTAACTCATCTTCCGGACGTCCCTGGCTTGCGCTGGTAACGTAGAGCGTCTTCAAATCCTCGCCTCCAAATGCGCACATGGTCGGGCATAACACTGGCAGCGGATACGTCTCAACAATCTCTCCCGCAGGGGAAATCCGCACCACTCGACCGCCTTCATATAACGTACTCCAGTAGTGGCCTTGGCTGTCTATCGCAGCACCATCAGGGCGCCCACGGTCTTCAGCTGAAGGCGTGAAGCGTACCCATACTTCCTTGTCTCCGACTGCGCCGGTATCGGCGTCATAAGCGTGTCTGTAGATCACAAATTTTGGTGTATCTGAATGATAGATCCAGCGTTGATCGGGGCTGAAAGCAAGGCCGTTTGAGGTCAGCAGTCCGTCGTCCATTGCCGTTAATCCACGCTGATCAAAGCGATATAAATGGGCGTTGTTGCCCGCTTTCGGCTCGTCCAGCGTACCGGCCCAAAAGCGGCCCTCGCTATCGCAGCGCCCGTCGTTAAAGCGGCTATGGGCCTGGTCTTCAGGGTTATCAGCCAGTTTTCTGACTTGCTCGCCGGTGGCGCTTAAAAGCCAGACTCCTGAGCGCATCCCCGCCACGAACCCGCCATCGTCGGCTAGCGAGAAACAACCGATATGCTCGGCTACCGGCAAGGTTTGATAGTCGCCGCTAGCCGGATGAAAAGAATGGATTGCTGGTGCCAGAATATCGACCCAGTACAAGCGTTTGCCGATCTCATCCCAACGAGGGCACTCGCCCAGCTTTGCGGGTGTGCTGATGACGCAGGTAAAGTTACTGATAGCGTTACTCATGAGCTTGCTCCTTGTCGTTAATTCCACAGGTTAATGGGAAACCGTTTCGATCGACACCTTCATTGTGGCATCAGGCGGAAACGGTTGAAACCCTTCCGATAACGGATCGGTTTGGTAAACCTATTTGCAAGCATTCGTTGCAGGTATTTACCGCACGCGTCTTAATGATAGCGTTATGCCTGCACCCGACTGGCCGTTGCCACTTCCGGCAATTTCCGGCAATACCATAAAAATGCGCATAATTGCAGGGCGAGTGCGATCAACCAACTTGCCTGGTGCGCGCTCACAGCATAACTTCCATCATTGTGCGGCCACGCATCCAATAACAAACCAAATCCGTACTGCACAATAAAGGCACCAACAAACATGACCAGCGTCAATCCGGTGCTGACACGGCCCGCAAGATGACCATGAAATTCTTTGGTCAATGACGCGAAGGTTAGGACGCCAGCTGTCCCGGTTATTCCGTAGAAACCCCATAGCAGCCAAAGCGGCACTGGCGTACCCAATAGGATCAATATTTGCGACACCATAAACAGCAGCATCCCGGCACCCGCGGTCGCATGAATCGAAATGCCTTGTTTTTCGAGGCGCCGCGCCAGCAGTCCAAACCCTGCAGCGCCGAGTACCATCGCAAGGCCGATAACGGTCACGATCGTTGCAGCAGCAGCCGGAGACTGACGCGACACGTCACGCAGGTAAGGCCCTGCCCATAAACCTTGCACGCCAAGGAACACACCCTGACTGGCCATCGCTAGCGGCGCGGTACGCAAAAACAAGGCGCTGCGAAAGATATCCCGAACGCCGTTTATCTGAGCGGCCAAGGTACTTTTCGGATGCCGTTCGTCTTTCTCCGGCACCAGAAACAACAGAGCCGACACGATCAAACCAATCCCAATAGCAACGATCACAAACAATACGCGCCAACTGGTCACACTTAACGCCCAATTGACCGGGGTACCGGTTACCATCGCCCCGAGGCCGCCGATCGCGTACAGCGCGCCGTTCATCATCGGCAGTTGATCATGATGGAACCAGGCAATAATGGCCTTGAGGCCCGCCATCATGCAAGCCGAAGTGCCAACCCCGAGCAAAAACCGCCCAACCAGCAACGTACCAAAACTATGCGCATTGGCTGAAGTAAGTGCGCCCAATGCAGCCACCAGTAGTAATGATGCAAGCACCTTACGCGGCCCAAAACGGTCAAGCAAAATTCCCAGGGGTAATTGGCAACCAGCAAATGCAAAGAAATAGAAGCTGGTCAGCAACCCTAATTGCGCCGGGGACAGACCAAGCTCGCTGCTCAACAATGGTCCTAGCGGTAAATTAATCCCGCGCACCAGGTAAGAAACAAAATAACCTAGCGAAAATATGGCAAAAATACGTAAAGAGAGTTTCATGCAGATACCCGAATATCGAAAATATAACGTGATGGTACCCAGCTAACCCTGCAAACACCAACGAAGTGTTTTATCCTTATATGTGAATAAAACTAACAGATCGTCCAAATTGCATGTTTGAAGCCCTGCCACCCTTGCAAACTCTGCGCGCCTTTGAGGCTGCGGCGCGCTTGCAGAACTATACCCGCGCCAGCGAAGAATTGAATCTGACGCACAGCGCAATCAGCCACCAGATACGCGCTCTGGAAGCCAGCCTGGGCCGAAAACTGTTTCAGCGACAGGGGCGCAACATGGTGTTGACCGAAACTGGTCAGATATTGTCCGAACAAGTGCGGCAGGGATTAGAGGAGCTGGATCGCGCTTTGCGCCACACCAGACACGATGACAGATGCAGTATTCAAACGCTACGCGTTAGTGCCCCACCGTCGTTCGCAGGCGCCTGGCTGGTGCCGCGACTTCACGCGTTTCACACGCAATATCCGCAGCTTGAGATTAGTCTGCGCACCGCCCATGAGTTAAGCCCGCTGAATTTTGATGAGGTTGATGCGGCAATATGGTATGGCCGCCGTCAAAACCCGGACCTGGAATATGAAAAATTGCTCGAGGAGGTCACCTTTCCCGTCTGCAGCCCGGGGTTTCTCGCGACATTTCCTGCCATCACTCCGGCAGCATTGTCGACAACCGGTTCATCTGCGCTGCCACTGTTACGGTATGCCCACCATAACGGCTGGGAAGTATGGTTCAAAGCGGCAGGCTTGCAAGGTCGCGAACCGCAAAGCGGGCCGTTGTATGACGATCCAATGCACCTGCTTGAGGCCGCAGCAGCGAGTCAGGGCATTGCATTGGCACGTTCGTGCCTCGCACATAGCTTTCTCGCCAGCGGACGTCTGGTGCGGTTGTTCCCGCCCGACAGCGGATTTGATATTCAGGCTCCGGCGCGAGGAGCCTATTTTGCGGTATGGCCGCGAGATTCTGCGAAAATGGCATCGGTCATTCTGTTGCGCGAGTGGCTGCACCAGATTATTGGAAACCATCACCCCGGCACAAGGGCGCCCGCCGCGCGCGTACCGACGCCAATCGCTCAATAGCACTATCGATAGCACTAACGAAGAAATCTATGCCAACCATCACTGCTCTGATTATTTATCCAATCAAGTCCTGCGCGGGCATCGCCCTAACAGAGGCAACGCTGACATCCGCAGGCCTGCGAACGCAACAGGCGAACGACCGTGAGTGGATGGTCGTTGACCTTGCGGGACAATTTTTAACCCAACGCCAGATTCCACAGATGGCCTTGATCGTCCCCCATTTGGATTCGCAAGGATTGCATCTGACCGCGCCGGGGATGCCGATCCTGGACATGCCGTTCGTTTTCCCAACTTGGACGCCGGCGCTGGTCAAGGTGTGGGACGATAATGTCATTGCGCAAGACTGCGGCGACGTCACCGCAGAGTGGTTTTCTACAGCCCTCAACGTGCCTTGTCGCCTGGTGCATTTCGATCCGCATAGCCAACGCATGGCGAGCAAAAAATGGACTGCGGGTCGCGCAGTACCGACACTCTTTTCCGACGGTTATCCCATCCTGATGACATCGCAGGCTTCGCTTGATGATCTGAATAAAAAGTTGCATGCGCAAGGTCGCGCTACGCTGCCGATGAATCGCTTCCGACCCAACATCGTAATCGATGGCGTCGAGGCATTTGAAGAAGATTATGCCGAGACGCTGAGCACGGAGAAAATT is a genomic window of Glaciimonas sp. PAMC28666 containing:
- a CDS encoding nitrate/nitrite transporter, with the protein product MKLSLRIFAIFSLGYFVSYLVRGINLPLGPLLSSELGLSPAQLGLLTSFYFFAFAGCQLPLGILLDRFGPRKVLASLLLVAALGALTSANAHSFGTLLVGRFLLGVGTSACMMAGLKAIIAWFHHDQLPMMNGALYAIGGLGAMVTGTPVNWALSVTSWRVLFVIVAIGIGLIVSALLFLVPEKDERHPKSTLAAQINGVRDIFRSALFLRTAPLAMASQGVFLGVQGLWAGPYLRDVSRQSPAAAATIVTVIGLAMVLGAAGFGLLARRLEKQGISIHATAGAGMLLFMVSQILILLGTPVPLWLLWGFYGITGTAGVLTFASLTKEFHGHLAGRVSTGLTLVMFVGAFIVQYGFGLLLDAWPHNDGSYAVSAHQASWLIALALQLCAFLWYCRKLPEVATASRVQA
- a CDS encoding MOSC domain-containing protein encodes the protein MPTITALIIYPIKSCAGIALTEATLTSAGLRTQQANDREWMVVDLAGQFLTQRQIPQMALIVPHLDSQGLHLTAPGMPILDMPFVFPTWTPALVKVWDDNVIAQDCGDVTAEWFSTALNVPCRLVHFDPHSQRMASKKWTAGRAVPTLFSDGYPILMTSQASLDDLNKKLHAQGRATLPMNRFRPNIVIDGVEAFEEDYAETLSTEKIRLQPVKPCPRCPIPSIDQATGKPGPDPLDILQSYRINPKVDGGITFGMNTILLEGEGEILRVGEEIEITLAF
- a CDS encoding DUF2164 domain-containing protein; the encoded protein is MAIELEKETRHEAIKSIERYFDEHMDDPIGNLQAGALLAFLLEEIGPSIYNKAVRDVQDQLQQRVLELDIDVHEDEFSYWAKYKRGR
- a CDS encoding SMP-30/gluconolactonase/LRE family protein → MSNAISNFTCVISTPAKLGECPRWDEIGKRLYWVDILAPAIHSFHPASGDYQTLPVAEHIGCFSLADDGGFVAGMRSGVWLLSATGEQVRKLADNPEDQAHSRFNDGRCDSEGRFWAGTLDEPKAGNNAHLYRFDQRGLTAMDDGLLTSNGLAFSPDQRWIYHSDTPKFVIYRHAYDADTGAVGDKEVWVRFTPSAEDRGRPDGAAIDSQGHYWSTLYEGGRVVRISPAGEIVETYPLPVLCPTMCAFGGEDLKTLYVTSASQGRPEDELKKYPQSGAVFALRVDVAGLVEPRFRTAGI
- the gcvA gene encoding transcriptional regulator GcvA yields the protein MFEALPPLQTLRAFEAAARLQNYTRASEELNLTHSAISHQIRALEASLGRKLFQRQGRNMVLTETGQILSEQVRQGLEELDRALRHTRHDDRCSIQTLRVSAPPSFAGAWLVPRLHAFHTQYPQLEISLRTAHELSPLNFDEVDAAIWYGRRQNPDLEYEKLLEEVTFPVCSPGFLATFPAITPAALSTTGSSALPLLRYAHHNGWEVWFKAAGLQGREPQSGPLYDDPMHLLEAAAASQGIALARSCLAHSFLASGRLVRLFPPDSGFDIQAPARGAYFAVWPRDSAKMASVILLREWLHQIIGNHHPGTRAPAARVPTPIAQ